A segment of the Triticum urartu cultivar G1812 chromosome 1, Tu2.1, whole genome shotgun sequence genome:
ACATCTTACCAACTTACACCATTACTCTTTACTCCCTCTGTCAAAATGTAGGCAGTATTTTTATTGGTCAAGACAAGGTCTGAATTCAAATCTAATGACATGTCATCAGTTTGATTCAAACGTACTTACTTATATTGTAACTTTGTATCACATAAACAGATAAACCACATATTGACGGATTAATTGTTGGTTAAAACCTTATCTTAACAAATCAAAATATACTCCTATGTTTTGCAACGGAGTGTACAATTTTTTCATGTGCCTCTTTCCCTGTAACCCCCCACACCCTGAGTTCAATTACACAATCTTGCCGTTTCAAACTGTATTATTGGTCTAATTTATGGTCAAACTTAAATCTCGAAAAGCGTGTgcgcactacattgtggaatggagggagtatgtttTATGCCCACACAACATCCTAATCTGGCTTTGATACTTGCTGTGTTCCAGTATTGGCATCTAAAACATCGAGTTACAAAGATAGAAGAATGTGAGGCAATAACTCGAATCAACCAAAGTAATAAGCAACACATCAGTTTAATGATACTAAACTTGTTAATAATTGCTACtacctccgtccgggtttattaggcccCCTAGTATTTTGAGCCAAACTTTGACCATTCATCTTTAGCTAATAATAAAGGACGGAAGATTTCATAGTTCTCCATATGtcgattttttgaaaaaaaattctcCCTACGTTGATTCTCTGATAATTTTTTTACTTTTCAAGGTGGGACTATTTGTTTCTTCGAAGCTGCATTCGATTTTCCTATACGGGGCTGCTTCTCTCGGTTGGGCCTCTGGTTGGGCCTGCATTGATGCTTAAAATTGTGTCTGACGTAGGCTAGGCAGCCAATTGAGCTATAATAATACATCGAATAATCCCTCCTTGCTTCAATGAATCAACTCTCACCAATTCATATACGTTTCAGGTTATCTGCAGCATCAACCAACCTCAATTAAAAACACGATCGAACGGTGGAGAGGCCGATAAGAAGCACAAGCAAAGCTGGGACGGTGAGGTGGTCTGAGACGAGATTGGTGGTCAAACGCGGCGGCGCGGAGGAGAGCTAGCTGGTGGCGCCGTGGCAGGGCCAGAGAATGAAGATGTGCAGTGCTCATCGGCAAGAGTCGAGGCAGCGACAGAGGCCCTCTGTGGAGGGCACAGGTGCTCAAGGTTGTGGCAGGGCGAATAGCTGCAGCAAGGAGGCCAGTGGGGGAGGCGATGCTCACCGGCAAGAGACGAGGCAGCGACGGAGGTCGCGAAGCCGGCGCTCGGGACGGCCGGCCAGATGTTTGGGAAGGTGCTGGCCGGGCGACTGCCGACGCCGCGGCTACAGGAGGCGCAACCGTCGCTCAGGACGGCCGGCTAGATGGGGAGGTGGCAGGGCGAAGAGAGATAGCCGGCCGACGCCATGGCTACAGGAGTCGAAGCCGTTGCTTGGGACGGCCGGCTAGAAGTCGTGGTGGTGTTGCTGGCGGGGCGAAGAGCTTGTCGTCCTGTGCTGGCTGTGTGTGCGtgcagtgtgtgtgtgtggcggCCCCCGAGCATGCTGGCTGGCCGCTAGATCTGGCAAGCAACCGAGCAGCCACTGCACGCCGGCCGTGCAGCCCGCCGTCGCTCCCAGCCACCAGCCACCCACCGGGAGGGGCTCCACCACCACGGCACCGGGACTCCGCCCCGCCCCCTGAGCCGACAagcaggccgccgccgccccagccgcAGCAGTAACACACACCGACGCTGCCAGAACTTCCAGCGCCACCTTTGGCAGCCGGGAAATGGCTGGGTGATGAGGTGgatggagaagaggaggaggagcggcGCTTGATGGTGAGGCAGCAGGAGGAGGAAGATCGAGGCGGAGCGGCGCTGGGTGGTGAGGAGGAGAGGAATGGCGAAGTGTAGGAGGGGCGCTCAGTGAGGATTTGTTGCTTGTTGTTGCTCTTTTAATCAATTGTTCTTGCTGTACAGTTGTACACCGACTGGAAGCGGCTAGATGCCATGCGTGCTAGCACCAAAACATCCTTTGGATTTATGTGCGATTGTTCATGGCGCTGGGTGATTATTTCACTATACCTAGCTGGCACACTTGCACTCTGATGGCAACAGTTCCAACTTAAGCCATCTGCTAATATTCATGTTACTGTGATCGAAATAAATTAAATATTATAGTTCATAGGAAAGGAGCAGAAACCTTGACTGAATATAGAGTTGTGTTGTACCTATACTGAGAAAGGTTTGTAGAGTATGAAAATATATTTCAAGATGAAACAAGTTATGATTATTAGTCATGATAGTTCTAGGAACAGCTAGAGTCAACTAGGTATTGTAATGCTGGACTAAGGATGGACCGTGCTCGGAGAAATCAAAAATCTATGGCCCTCCGTGGCATAATATATACAGCATGTTCCCATTGTGCTTTGCAGATTTTTTTTCTTGGAAGCGTACCAAGCAGGCCATATATTCAACAAAGCTCTGAAACGATGCACTATGCCTTTTCTTGAACGCCATCAGGTACATGTCAAAACCATTTTCCGTAATCGTGGAACCAAGTTTGGAGCTGAAATGGTCCCACATACAAAAAAAGGCAGAATTGAATATAGAGAGAAGTGCATATTACACCCCTCAACTCTAGCCCTAGTCTAATATACAACCCCCAACTCCAAAACCGTCTAATCTGCAACCTCCAACTCTTAAAACCGGCCAAAATTTAACCCTCCCCTCCCCTTGACCGGGTTTGACCCATTGACTGATAAACAGTAAGTTCGGAAAAAAATGAAAATTCAGAAAAATAAAATTTTAGAAAGCATTttttgcctctggatgaacagtatttcaaaaaaaattgggAACAAAAATTTTTAAAAATAAATTCGACTTTTCACCAGTGAACAGTATTAAAAATTCAGTTTTTTACATGTACCCGGAGGTAATAAATTGGAAACAAAATTCGTCAGGATTTGTTTTTTGAATTACTGTAAACAGCGTGAACAGTAttcaaaaaagtaaaaaaaaatcaGGAAAATCATTTTTTCACTGCGTGAACAGTGACCGAGGGAAAATTTTCGTTCCAAAAGTTCaaactttttttgaattactGTTCGCACGGTGGAAAAGTCGAAAttatttttaaaattttgttcccaactattttttgaatttacaaattttttatttttatttttctgaaTTTTCCATTTTTTTTAAATTTACTGTTCATCAGTCAACGGGTCAGACCCGGTCAAGGGGAGAGGAGGGTTGAATTTTGGCCGGTTTTAAAAGTTGGAGGTTGCAGATTAGACGGTTTTGGAGTTGGAGGTTGTATATTAGACTAGGGCTAGAGTTGAGGGGTGTAATATGCACTTCTCTCTTGAATATATGGACTTGTAAGTATGAACCTTCTTCTGTACAGAGATGTACACTACACACACGACTATACAATTTGTTAGAAAATAATTCTTCTACCCACTTTGCACCTCACTGTTTTTTAGGAAGATTGTAATCTATATTATTCTTTTGCACACATCACAATTTTTTGTATCGAGTAGATAAATTTAAAGAGCGACTGAATTTTGACTTGTACATTTTCTTATGAATAGACAATTCTCGATGGTACCATAAACTTTTTTTTGCTACCGAAGATCCTAAAAAAGTGGAGTTGAATGGAGCAAAGACAATAAGCTTCAGGCTAAGAACTCAGCAGAGCCAGGCAAAGGACAAAGGAGCCAGGAAAAAGTTGAGAACCACATATAAGCTTTAGATTAACTCTCCAAAACCAGTATCATGTTTCGAATAATTGATGTGGGTGTCTATTTTCTAGAGAAGTGTTATATGAtattctcccgttgcaacgcacgggtatATTTGCTAGTAAGACTAATGAAATATAGAATATATGCTACAAAAGGTACACTGTTGGATTTCTATTTGAAAGAGCTTTCCGAAGGTATAATTTTTGTGACATATAGTttacattttattagttaaatttGTTAGTCAAACATTAGCCCAAAATGAGAGGGGGCCTACTAAACCCAGACGGAGGTAGTACATTCAAATACGGCGATAGAGAGCGTCAATAGAAAATGCCAGAATCCTCACAAGGTTATAGTAGTGTCACCAGATATTTGGGGATTACCATAGTCATAGTATCCCTGAACTTTATACCGGCTAATAGTTCTAGACTCTAGAAGCTGCCAAAGTACTGCAAAATCTACTCCCTCTTGAGGGAGTACCATTTAATTTTAAACAAAAAGTGTGGCCAGTTTACATAGGTTGCCAAGCAGATTTACTCACCCTAAAATCGGCTTTCCTTAAAACCTCCTTTGTAGACGTTTCAAACTGAGGTCTTGGAGGATTCCTTGGGGCTGCAGGTCTTGTAAGGTCAAGATCCTGTATGCAGTAGAGTTGAATAAATTGGTGTTAGAAGAGTATCATTCCAGTAGATAACAGACGGATGCTTGCATGATTAAATGATAAATGTTACCCCCTCCGTCCCAAAATGTAAGATCACTTTTGACAAATACTATAACAATATCTTCTGGTGGTTCGTGGTTTTTAGGCAATATTGGATCAGGCGAGCAATTTCAGTCTGTTTTGACAAACATCTATCCACAAAAGAGTTACTACGCTGTGTGGTAATAAACTAACTCCGCAGAATCTAGCTCACACATTTAGCCACACTTCCTGAATACTTGTATATGCTAGACTAAATCTCAAGACTGCAAAGGAATTGTGATCTCTCAAATAGTACTTGAATCACCAAAGTAACAGACAGTTATCCCTCTTACCCGGACATTGTAAGTCGAGCCACGCCTGTAATTCACATCCGGCCTGAAATCGTAGTCATCATCCTCAACCTCCTCCGTCATATGAAAGGTGCGGGCCGCGTCGTCCAACTTCTCGTTCATGCCATCGTTCAAGGAATCGAAACCGTCCATGAACCCACCATTACTACTACGCTGACCAAACTCGGGCCGACCAAAAGCACCCATTCCAGAGCCGGTGCCGTGTCTTCCAAAGGAGCTCCCGACCCCATCGAGCTTCTGGAAGAATGACTTGTCATCTGACTCAAACAGACGTTTCTCAAAGTCGTCCGCACTCTCCCCCGCGCCCTCTCCTGCGAAGCAACATCCACAGCAAACCGGCGTGTGAGAAAACAGCATCGCTAGAGCACTTTAAACATCAATTCCCCAAATATCACGCTGTCGTCATCGCAAAATGAAGGGGTTTAGCACGCGAAAGCTAGAGAAAATGTTTGATTTACACCTAGATCTCTCCTGCCGCCATCCGATTCGATATTTTGGTTCTGACGGAATGGAAAACGGGTGAGCTAGGTCCGGATGTCGGATACTGCGCGGGAGAGGAGGGAGGGGCTGGGGGTGCTTACCGGACAGGAAGGAGCGGCGGAACAAGGAGGCTGCGGCGGATGATGGGTCGGAAGTGGGCAGGCGTCGTGGAAGAGATCGTCTCAGCGCCGAGCTCGCCATCTCGCTCAgtgcctcgtcgccggcgccgcaaCCCGTCACCAGAGAAGCGAAGGCAGGGATTTGGGGGTTTGGGGCTGCTTTTTCCGTTTCAGACCCCGTAGCTGGCTACCTGGGCCGGCCCGGCCCGACCCAAGGCTGAATGTACCTGGTCCAGAACGGCCCCTTTAGTAAAGGATGGGT
Coding sequences within it:
- the LOC125506547 gene encoding uncharacterized protein LOC125506547, with the translated sequence MASSALRRSLPRRLPTSDPSSAAASLFRRSFLSGEGAGESADDFEKRLFESDDKSFFQKLDGVGSSFGRHGTGSGMGAFGRPEFGQRSSNGGFMDGFDSLNDGMNEKLDDAARTFHMTEEVEDDDYDFRPDVNYRRGSTYNVRDLDLTRPAAPRNPPRPQFETSTKEVLRKADFRNVRFLSNFLTEAGIIIKRNQTKISAKAQRKVAREIKTARALGLMPFTTMGKKPFMFGRSAEEDASEEEYGYDFVEKDAGPEDAVADADAVPNVEAA